The genome window CTATCATTTTACACCAAATACTGCATTATATATTGCTTTTGTAGCTTTTTCTATGCCTGTTTTTTTACTACTTGAGACTAAAATAGCTGCTGGGTCTATCTTTAGTACTGCTGATTTTTGACTCTGATTGAGCTTATCTGATTTTGTATATATATTTAATACACTTTGATCAGCTCTTACAAACTCATTTAAATAAAGAGTTAAATTTTCATCTCTTTCTAAACTAGCATGTCTAGAATCAATAAGATGAACAAAAGCTTTAATATTTATCCTTTGTCTTAGATATTTATCTAGATTTTTTTGCCATGCGCTATGCATACTTTTGCTAACTTTTGCATATCCAAAACCTGGTAAATCTACAAATATCAAAGGGACTTTTTCTATTCCGTTATCTACTATTACTTCAAAATAGTTTATCAATTGCGTTTTACCTGGAGTGGAGCTAGATTTAGCCAAGCCGTTATGGTTTGTTAGGGCATTTATTATAGAGCTTTTACCTACATTACTACGCCCTAAAAATGCCACCTCGCTTATGCCAAATTCAGGTGAATCATCAATTCCTTGAGCTGATAGTAAAAATTTTGCGCTAACAATTCTCATTTATCTTCTACCTGGAATATAAATTTAACCGGTTCTTTATCTTTACTTTTGACATTATAGATGCCTTTTAATTGTTCAACTATAATCTCATCGCCAAATATCTTTTTATCACTATCAATCTCATGTAAAAATGCATTGCCTTTTAAAATGTAGGTTTGATTTTTTGGTTCATATGTTAATACATCTCCACTGCCATTATAAGTTTTACCATTTAGCAATATAGTAAATTTAGCTTCGCTTATAGCTTCATATTTATAGGGTTGGTGTTTTTTATCAAAATAAATTTTGACCCTTTTTGCATTTAGTCTATCGTTTTTGCCCTTTTTTATTAACACATTACCTACAAGCTCACCAAGCCCTGCTTTCTCATCGGCATAGAAGCTATCAGCACTTACTTCTACTTGATTTGCATAACTAAAGCCATAAATCATCGCCACAGCTACAAAAGCTCTAATTATCTGTAAAACCAACCTTTAACTCCTTTTGCTGTTATATGATTACTATCTAGCTCGTATATTACGCTATTTCCTAATATTTTATCTCTATTTTGTATCAATTCAAATGGGTAATTGCTTAGTAAAATTTTTTCAACACTTCCATATAAAATTTCACTAGAGTTATATCTTAAATTTGTAACTAAATTTAGATATTTTACATCGCCAATAAATGTTATATTATCATCTTTATATATAGCTTCATTGGCGTTTATGTTGTGGGTATCTTTTTGAATGAAGGTTATATCTGGATTAATAAATTTATTATAATCATCATAGGCTATAACGCTGCTTGATATAAACTTAGCATATGTATTAGTTGCGTTTATATCATAGCTTACAACTCCATCAGCTTGCATATTTGCTACTTTTATATTGCCATCTTCAAGAGTGTGATCATATGGATTTTGCAACATTAAAGCCACCACGCTCATACTAAAAAGAGCCACAACAAAATAAAATATCTTTATAGCCAACGCCCTATCCACTCATCGCGTAAATTTTCTCTATCAATGATAATCTCTATCATCTCTCTAACTGCACCATGACCGCCATTTTTACTTAATTTTATATCTGGAGTAAGTGCTTCAAAAGCATCATTTGGCGCAAAACTAATAGCTACATTTTTTAACAATCTCATATCGTTTAAATCATCACCGATAGCTGCTGCATTTTCTAAACTTAATCCTTCTAATTCTAAAATCTCTTTAGCCTTAGCAAGTTTATCACTTACTCCTTGAAAGCAGTACTTAATCTCTAGCTCTTTTGCTCTATCGGCTACTATTTGAGAGCTTTTACCTGTAATTATGGCCGAAATTTTACCCATACGGTTCCACTGCTGTATGGCAAATCCATCTTTTACATCAAATCTTTTAAATTCATCAGATGAATTAGTTTTATAAAGACCGCCATCGCTCATACATCCATCAACATCTAAAAATATTATCTCTATCATAATACTCCTTTGGTGCTTGGAATTCCTATTTTATCATTTTTAGCTACTGCTCTGCGAAACGCTACGGCAAAAGCCTTAAATGTAGCCTCTGCTATATGGTGAGAGTTGGTTCCTCTTTGTTTAATTAAATGCAATGTAATACCTGAATTCATCGCAACCGCTCTAAAAAACTCCTCCACAAGCTCACTATCAAAACTTCCAATTTTTGGATTCATATGCGACTCATAGACTAAAAATGCTCTATTAGATAGATCCAAAGCACACTCCACAGCAGCCTCGTCCATTACAACAACTGCATTGCCGTATCTCTCTACTTTATCAAGCGGATATAGAGCTTCCTTGATAGCTTGACCTAGTACGATACCGCAATCTTCAACACTATGATGATCATCTATATGCAAATCACCTTTGCAATGAAGTTTAATATCCATTAAAGAGTGCTTTGCAAGTGCAGTTAGCATATGATCAAAAAATCCAATACCAGTATTTATATCACTATTTCCACTTCCATAAATTTCAATCTCTAAACTAATATCAGTCTCTTTTGTAGTTCTTTGTTTTTTTATCATTATATTTCCTAATCTCTAGCTATAAATGCACCTTTAAACTGGCCACTAGATATAAAATCACGAGCCTCAGCTTCACTTCTAAATCCTATTAAGAATACTCTATAAATTGGCTCACCATTTAAACTATACTCACGAACTGTTGTTTTATAAATTCCATTTGTATTATTATATTGAGCTTTATAGGTATTTGCTCCAGATAGGCGTCTAAATGCACCGATTTGCACCATAAAATTACCACCTGTATATGTATGTGTTTTGGCTGTTCTATTAGCTGGAGTTTCAATCTGCCCATAAAATCCAATAACTTCTAATTTAACAGGAGCTGTACCATCAGCTATCATACTAATCTCAGTAGCAGCTGCTTTAGATAAATCTATGATTCTACCAGCGACAAATGGCCCTCTATCATTAATTCTAACTGTTGTAGTTTTGCCATTTTTCAAGCTTGTAACTTTAACCATTGTATTCATTGGCAAGGTTTTATGTGCTGCAGTTAGAGCATACATATTATATGTTTCGCCATTACTTGTTTTCTTACCGTGAAAATTTGGCCCATACCAACTAGCAATACCTGTGGCTGTATCGCCAACTTCTACTACTGTTGGGTAGTAGGTTTTACCATTTATGGTATATGGTCTCATTGTTGCTTCTTGGCTGCTTTTACTAGTATTTGGTTGAGTATTAAAATCTGAACCAAAATATGGAATACTACTTACAGAACATCCGCTAAAAACTAACGCTGTTAATGCGATTAATGATATTTTAGTGAGGTATGACAAGATTTTCTCCTATTGCTAATTTCATATTTGTTTTACTATTTGCTTTTACAATATCTGCTACTTCTACTCCAAATTTACGAGATATAGCGCCTAGCGTATCCCCTTTTTTAACCTCATATTCATAGATAGTTTTAGCATTTGCTGGGACTGCTAGTTTATAATTAGATTTAATTTTACTTATATTGTTATACTCTTTTATATCACTTGTTTTGATATTTAACTTTTTAGCTATTATCTCAAAAGTATCACCCTTTTTGGTATTGTAAATTTTAGTTTTTGGGCCTATTTTATAGTTTGCTATAAATTCCTCTTTTTTAATAGTTGGAATATAGATATAGTATTTATCTCTATTTGGCGGGGTAAAACTATATCTTAAATGCGTATTGTATTGGCTTAATTTTTCTATGCTAAATCCTATAGTAGATGCCACATCACGTAGGCTAATTCCACCTGGAATATCTACTTTTTCAATGCCTATATATGTAGCTGAATTTAGCATTGAGCTATCCTTTGAGATTAAAAAATCACTATCATTTGCTACATATGCCATCATTATAATCTTGCGTAAATAATCTCTAGTCTCTAGTGGTAGATATTTTTTCTTTGGATTTAATAAAATATTAATATCATCACTACCAGCAGCTTTTATAGCTCTACTTAGTTTGCCCTCACCTGCATTATAAGCCAAAATTGCTAAATACCACTTACCAAATCTATCCTTTAATCTCTC of Campylobacter vicugnae contains these proteins:
- the yihA gene encoding ribosome biogenesis GTP-binding protein YihA/YsxC; translated protein: MRIVSAKFLLSAQGIDDSPEFGISEVAFLGRSNVGKSSIINALTNHNGLAKSSSTPGKTQLINYFEVIVDNGIEKVPLIFVDLPGFGYAKVSKSMHSAWQKNLDKYLRQRINIKAFVHLIDSRHASLERDENLTLYLNEFVRADQSVLNIYTKSDKLNQSQKSAVLKIDPAAILVSSSKKTGIEKATKAIYNAVFGVK
- a CDS encoding KdsC family phosphatase, whose amino-acid sequence is MIEIIFLDVDGCMSDGGLYKTNSSDEFKRFDVKDGFAIQQWNRMGKISAIITGKSSQIVADRAKELEIKYCFQGVSDKLAKAKEILELEGLSLENAAAIGDDLNDMRLLKNVAISFAPNDAFEALTPDIKLSKNGGHGAVREMIEIIIDRENLRDEWIGRWL
- a CDS encoding lytic transglycosylase domain-containing protein, whose protein sequence is MRVLSIFLLTLLSFSYSFGFMVWNDNSQKEIRILKELDIEPKYVNNEYFLLLKNNRMNTTKQEFINTITKEYKHAAIIKDVLKERNAPDFLLYLAIVESKLSNRATSGAKAAGIWQFIPSTAKLHNLEVDKYVDERRDPLQATHAAIDYLERLKDRFGKWYLAILAYNAGEGKLSRAIKAAGSDDINILLNPKKKYLPLETRDYLRKIIMMAYVANDSDFLISKDSSMLNSATYIGIEKVDIPGGISLRDVASTIGFSIEKLSQYNTHLRYSFTPPNRDKYYIYIPTIKKEEFIANYKIGPKTKIYNTKKGDTFEIIAKKLNIKTSDIKEYNNISKIKSNYKLAVPANAKTIYEYEVKKGDTLGAISRKFGVEVADIVKANSKTNMKLAIGENLVIPH
- a CDS encoding septal ring lytic transglycosylase RlpA family protein; protein product: MSYLTKISLIALTALVFSGCSVSSIPYFGSDFNTQPNTSKSSQEATMRPYTINGKTYYPTVVEVGDTATGIASWYGPNFHGKKTSNGETYNMYALTAAHKTLPMNTMVKVTSLKNGKTTTVRINDRGPFVAGRIIDLSKAAATEISMIADGTAPVKLEVIGFYGQIETPANRTAKTHTYTGGNFMVQIGAFRRLSGANTYKAQYNNTNGIYKTTVREYSLNGEPIYRVFLIGFRSEAEARDFISSGQFKGAFIARD
- a CDS encoding LptA/OstA family protein, whose translation is MVLQIIRAFVAVAMIYGFSYANQVEVSADSFYADEKAGLGELVGNVLIKKGKNDRLNAKRVKIYFDKKHQPYKYEAISEAKFTILLNGKTYNGSGDVLTYEPKNQTYILKGNAFLHEIDSDKKIFGDEIIVEQLKGIYNVKSKDKEPVKFIFQVEDK
- the hisB gene encoding imidazoleglycerol-phosphate dehydratase HisB; translated protein: MIKKQRTTKETDISLEIEIYGSGNSDINTGIGFFDHMLTALAKHSLMDIKLHCKGDLHIDDHHSVEDCGIVLGQAIKEALYPLDKVERYGNAVVVMDEAAVECALDLSNRAFLVYESHMNPKIGSFDSELVEEFFRAVAMNSGITLHLIKQRGTNSHHIAEATFKAFAVAFRRAVAKNDKIGIPSTKGVL